DNA from Bdellovibrionota bacterium:
GAGCAACCCGAGACACACGCGATCGGAAACCACCGAGAAGTCCGTTGCCGCGCGGCACTTTCGTTTACGAAGTGGAAGGGGAGGAGTTCGATCGCCGCCTTCTTGTGTTCCCTGAAATACCCCGTGAAGGCTTCCGGAGTGGTTATAAAAAATCCATCTCGACTGATGAAGGCGCCCATGCCATGTCGACCTAGCACCACGGCGGCCCTCCTAGCGGGCACCTTTACGGGCGCCTCCCGCCATTCCTCGAGTGGGAGAAACCGAACCGGAGCCGGAGCCGGGAGAAGGGGCTCTTCCGTTCCGGGTGCCGTCTCGACGTGCAGCTTCAGCTTCGCAGTTTCGCTTTCCACTTTTTCCAAAGCCACCTGAGGGGACTTGTCCAGGGAGACGAGATATCCGACAACGTTGCTCAAAGGGTTTTCGATCTTCCCCGGCGTCTCCATTCTCGGGTAGAACTGAGCGCCCCCAACGTCTTTCCAATCCACGCTGTTCAACGTTCCCCGTTTTGGAGCGTAGATCATGCGGACGGCGGCGGACTTTTTTTTGGCTCCTCGCTTGGCGGAGTAGTGGTGCACCGGATTTTGCCCCAGGGCGGCCGTCAGTCCCGCCCGGTACACATCGTGGCCGGTGGTTAGCCGATGCACCTCGGGAAGAACGCCGCCGCCAGGTCTGGAGGCGACTTCGATCGGGAAAATCTTTCCATCCTCGGTAATGCGTAACTCCGTATGCGTGCTGCTCCATTTCGGAAATGGACCGGGCGTACTGATCCCGAGGGCAGCTAGGGCGCGCCGGTGGATTTCGGTCATATTTTTCTCTGTCTGAGAATCCGGGAGGCTTGTCGTGGCGAGAAAAAGGTGTTCGGTGAAATCCCGCTCCATCGGCGCCTTTCCAATAGGCTCCGCCGAGCGTGTCCGGACCTTGTTGCCGATCTGAAAGGTTAACGCGTCGATCATGACCTCTTTCTTGGAAGGGACATACTCCACAACCAGCCATCGGTGCGGCTTTTGCCCCGGGATGTTCCCGGGAACCGGGACATCCACGGGAAAGTGAAAGCCGGTGTCTCGATCCACGGCGTCCCTCACCTCCGCCAGGATTTGTCGAACCTGCGCGTCGCCCATTTCCGGATCGAGAAGCCGCACTCCCAAGGAGCTTGAGGCAAGCGTCGGTTTGATCACGCACGATTTCCCTTTGTCCAGAAGCTCCCGAATATACGGCTCGGTTTCCTCGATCGAATGAAAAGAGTCGAACTCGAAATCCGGCGGCAGAAGCCCGTCCTTCTTCCAGAGAGCCAGCATGGTCGGCTTGTATCTTGTGTTCCACGTTGTTTCGCGGTCCAGGCCGCGGAGGCTGTATTCCTTTCCATAGGTTTCCATGACCTCGGCTCGCGAAAAAACATAATCCTCCACGATCGTGTCGACCGCGCGGAGTTTGTTGCCCGTACGCTGGATGTAGCCTGCCAATGCCGTGAGAACCTGTTTGGGGTTCCAGGGTTCGTCCACGTGGAGATACTCGATTTGACTCGAAGAGCAGCGGAGAGGTTTCCGATCGGCGATGACGATTCTCACGTTCTGTTTCTCGGCCGCATATTCGAGAGCTTCAAAAAAGCCGACGTTCGCGATATTTCCCTGTCCTAGGATGAAGATGAACTCAACAGGATCCGCCTGAGACGAACGTTCACGTTTTGGCGGGTCGAACCCTTTGCCCGCGACAGGCAGCGTTCCCCCTTTCTGTTTTGCTGGATCCGGCTTCAGCTCCGTTTCCGTCTCGTCAAATATTTCGAGGGCGAGCGAACCCAGCGTAAGCGACCCGGCGTTCTCTCCGGCCGTTCCGATCCTCGCTCGAGGACCCCGGCTCGGCGGATTCGTGGACCCGTTCAATCGAGAGGAAGGATGGACGATCACTTTTCCATTTCCCGTTGGCGGAAGTCGGGGGACGGGGGATTGGCGCGCGTCGGAGCCGCGTGTCTCCCCCGGGGATGCCTCGACAATTTCTATTTTTGTCGGCGTCAGTTTTGGATACCGACGGCCCAATTCGACGGCGTCGGCGGAGGGGGCAATCTTCTGACCGGTCCGGTGCCCTATGCTTTCGACGAAGTAACGGACTCTCCCGCGAATATCGTCGTTGAAGAACGCGGCATTGCTCTTTATTAGACCGCTGAAAATACCGGCCGCGGAGCGGAGTGCTTTCTTCGCGACGGCGGAATCCACCGCTTCCAAACTGGCCCGCTGGAGCATCTGTGCGGCTAACTTCTCCGGCAAAAACGCCAGCTTGGTTCCCAAATCGTCCCGCTCGTCTGGAATAATACCGTTCCATCGGTGTTCCGACGCGAGAGATTCTTCCATCAAATGCAGGAGCGCCCCTTGATTTCCGTAGGTCGCCATTTCCTCCCGAACGGACCGGGCGTTTTCAGGAGAGAAGGGAACCGAGAGAGCCTTCTGAAGCTCCTTCTGAACTTCGGGTGTGTAACCCGAAAGAGATGTGTGGATATGGGGGAGGAGATAATACTCGCCGTCGATTCGATAGGCTCCATAGTTCCTCCAACCGGCATCGGCAAGGTCTAGAGGGAACCACGGAAGCCTGTCGAAGAACTTGAAGAATGATTTTGACGGCCTGTCATCGAGAAAACGCTGCAACCGGTCGCCGACTTGTTCCACTTTCTTGATGTCCGACTCCCGGTCCCGATAACCGTCGTAGTCGAAAACCTCTACATCCGTCCCCAACTGGATGCCGAATAACCCGTCCCTCGTTAAGCTCTTGGGGAGATCTGAAAGAAGGCGGACGATGGGAATGGCGTTCCGATCGTAAATGGCCGGCGAGCCTTGATTGTAAAACAGGTCCACAACGGCGCTGGCCGTCACCAGAAACGTTTCTCCTTCCCGGAGGGTCTCTTTGGATTCAGACATGAAAAGAGCCTTCCTGGGGGGAGGGGCCGAGTGGAGCCGGGGACGTGGGCTGAAAATTCTTGCGACGATACCCGATGATTCCGATGGATGTTTCCCGAGCTGCTCATTTAAAAATTGCCGGCGTTGCTCCATGAGGAGGTCGAACGGTGAATGGTATTCAATGCGTTCCGGGCCCTCGGCGGTAACTGAACTTAGTCGGTCGGATTTGCTTGGCGGCGCGCCCGTGAGAAAGGGGTAGATAGGCTTCCAGTGCTCGCCTTTGGACAACAATCGCTCGCGGATCTGAGTGGGCAACCGGTCTCCCACGAAGATTTCTTCGGTCCGACCCATACGCCAGAATTTCTCCACGAGGTCTTCCCGTTCCAAATCGATGAAGGAATTCGCCGCATTGACGAATTTCGCAAACTCTTCGGGGCTTGAATGATTTGCGGAATTCAGGAGGTCCCACCGGCCGGTCTCGGCGAGTAGCCGGAGGAACTCCACCCAATAGGATTTTTCGATCATGGCCTCGATCGAGAGATTTTTTTCGCTGTCCGTATACACGGTGTACCTTCCCGGGTTCATAGGATCGGGCTGGACCACCATTTCGAACTTCCTCTCTTTGTCTCCGTCAAAAAAGGTCCTCCTAAACTTCCGTGTCCCTTCTCTGAGCGGCTTGATCCTTCCGTAGGTTCCACCTTCTTCATCCGGACGTTCGATCTGACGCCGCCAGTTGGCAGCCGCGGGCGAATCGAACGGAACCCTCCATTCGAGATACTTCATGTCTTCACGTCTCATGCTGAGGAGGGGTCGGAAAGAAGTGGGAGCCGGCGGCTTTGGTTCAAAATGATCCACGCTCCGAATCACGCCCGATATCAGTCCCTGAAACTTGGCTTTTGTGGAGGGCCTTAATTTTTCGAATCGCGGATCGGCCCAATAACGATCCATAATTTCTTCTTCATTCCAACCGGCCAAGACCAGTCGCCGGATCTCACGTAAATCGGTTTTCTTAAGAGCCCCAATTTCATTAGTTAGAGTCCGGGCATCGACCGCAAACATCGCGTAACTCCCTAGGTCGACGTACTCTTTAGTGGCCTTCTGGAGACCTGAAATCGTCCGATCAAAATTCATGTATGAATGACTACTAGGCAGAGATTTTGACAGAGCACTTACGAAAAACCCGCCGGATGACGGATCGACGTGAGCGAACCGAGTCCCCTGGGAAGAAAGGCGCCACAGAGAATCCCTCATTTCGAGAAAGCTTTCCGGGTTTCCAATGAGAATCGCTTTTGCGAGGTTCTTGAGGTTCCCCAGCTGATTCGTCGAAAGCCAGCGGATCGGATTTCGTTTCGCAAAGGCAAGGCGAGCGAATCGCACAACTTCTTCCGGCCCGTTGGTAACGATATAAATGTCCCGTATCGCGCCCAGCTCGCGACGATGGAGCAGTTGCTTGATCAATCGGTCGGATTCGGGGGAGTAGTTGAGATAGTACGCCGGTCGCTTCGCACTCGCGCGACTTTCTTGCACTCTGCGCTCTATGCGGAGAATCCTGTCCGTCAGCTCGCGGTCCGGCCGGATCAATGGGGTTATGTCCGGGCCGACGATTTCCCCGACGAGTGGGACGACCACGGAAGGGACACCGGACGGACGAGTCGGATGATCCTGCGCCGCCGCGGAAGCGGAGAGCAGTGCAATAACTCCTGCAAAAACAAAAACTTCCCGGTACGACCTTTTCATAGCCTCGATTTTTCCCTACCGATCCGCCTCAAAGGGGGATGGGAATAACACGATGCGTAGGCAGAGGCAACATGGTCATAACCTTTTGTATTTATTTGTGAATTCGTTTAGGATTTCGGCCGGAGATCAGGTATGGCGACAAATCGGCTGGAAAAGGATTCCATGGGTGAAATAAAGGTGCCCGAAGACGCTTATTATGGAGCGCAAACGCAGCGGGCGGTGGAGAATTTTCCGATCAGTTCGTTGCGCTTCTCCCGGCGTTTCATCGAATCCATGGGAGAGATCAAGCGGTCCGCGGCGGAGGTGAACGGCGAGCGCGGCTACGTCGACGCGAAAATCGCGAAGGCGATCGCCACGGCGGCGGGAGAGGTGGCGGAGGGAAAATGGGATTCGCAATTCGTTCTCGACATTTTTCAGACCGGCTCCGGCACGTCGACCAACATGAATGCAAACGAAGTGGTCGCCAACCGTGCGGCCGAGATTCTGGGATTTGAGCGAGGCTCGAAGAAAGTCCATCCGAACGATCACGTCAATCGCGGGCAGTCGTCGAACGACGTCATTCCGAGCGCGATGCATATTTCCCTTCTCCGCGCGCTGACGATCGATTTGATTCCGTCGTTGGAGAAGCTGGGGAAGGCGCTCGACGTCAAAGCGAAGGGTTGGGACAAAATCGTTAAAGTCGGCCGGACACACCTTCAGGACGCCACGCCGGTCCGTTTGGGCCAGGTTTTTTCGGGATACGCCACGCAGGTTCATCAGTCGGTCGAACGGCTGCAGCGTATTTTGGAACCTCTCGGCGAGCTGGCGCTGGGCGGAACGGCCGTGGGGACCGGCATCAATTGCCCCGAAGGCTTCGCGAAGGAGGTCATCTCGCGGATCGCCAAGCATTTTAAGCTTTCGTTGCGCGAGGCGAAAAATCATTTTGCGGCGCAAGGGTCGAAGGATGCGTTTGTCGAGGCGAGCGGAGCGATGCGAACGACCGCCGTGGCGCTGATGAAATTGGCGAACGACATCCGCTGGCTCGGCTCGGGGCCCCGTTGCGGGATCGGTGAAATCCGCCTTCCGGAAACTCAACCGGGCTCATCGATCATGCCGGGGAAAGTGAATCCGGTGATCGCCGAGTCGCTGATCATGGTGTGCGCGCATGTGGTGGGGAACGATGCCGCCGTGGTGATCGGCGGGCAGTGGGGCAATTTCGAACTGAACGTCATGATGCCGGTGATGGCGCACAACGCGCTCGAATCGGCGGAACTTTTGGCGAAGGCGTCGGACAATTTCCGCGCTCGATGCGTGGAGGGACTGGAGGCCGACGAAGAACGGTGCAAGGAGATGATCGAAAAAAGTTTGGCGATGTGTACGTCTCTCGCCCCGAAAATCGGTTACGATCCGGCCGCCGCGATCGCAAAAGAAGCGCACAAAACCGGAAAGACGGTGCGCGAAGTCGCAAAAGCGAAGAAAGTGTTATCGGATGCCGAACTCGATCGCGTTTTGGATCCTTACCGTATGACCGAACCGGGCTAGCAGGCTGTTGAAAAAGGCTCATTTGCTTCGTTGCCGCTGCACTCGCGATCCTCACAGCCAAAACCAGGCTGCTCCGGTCGCTCGTTTGCGGCGCCTCGCAACTGAGACCTTTTTGAACAGCCTGCGAAAGCAGACTTTTTCAATTGCCTTTGAGGAAGGCCGCTAGCGCATCGCCAACTGTTTTTCGACCCAGGACTTAAAGTTCCCGTCGTACCCGGCGCGGGACTGCAACGCTTTCACGCGCGCCATGAGCTTCTCGGCGTTCGTCGTTTTGGGCGTCTGCGCCGCGAGCATCGTCGCCACCTGCTCGGCCACTTTTCGTCCGTGCATCATCGAGACCCGGATGTTCCCTTTTCCCGTCACGGCGTTTCCGAGCGCGTAGACGTTGGGCAGATTTTTCACCTTTCCCGTTTCCAAATCTTCCACTTCGTACGTTTCCCCTTTCTGGGGGATTCCCGGAATCGATTCCGGAATGCTTCCGATGGAGCTGATCGCCAAATTGAATCGGACCTCCACTTCCGTGTTCGGAAGTTCCCGAACCTTTCGGTCCACGATTTCCGTTCGGGTGAAGCGGATCCCGACGAGACTTCCGTTGTCGATGATCGGAGCTTTCGGCAGATGCCGCTCCTGCATGTTGAACAAATTCTTCGATTGGTAGTTGTTGAAAATCTTGGTGCGCAGAGCGTCCGCCTTTTCCAACTGTTCGGGAGTCGGTTTGGGCGGCGTGTCCGCCAGGGGCATGTCCTGAACGCGGCGGCGGTAATACAGCGTCGTGCCCTTGAGGCCGAGGTCGGCCCATTTGAGGCCGTGCTTTTCAAGCGCCCGCGGAATTCCTTCTTTTTCCAGCGTCAACATATCCATTTTGATCCCGCGCTTTAAGAGAGCCCGTTGCGTGATTTCGAATTGACAGATTTTGAGAACGTCCATGGATGCCAAGCCGCCGCCCACGACAATGGTGTTGTCCGGGATTTCATATCGCGGGCCGTTGTAGGAAGGCTCGTGGTAATGGTTGAACCAATAGACCACCGGGTTTTGGTAGAGAAGTCCCTTGCCGACGTACCGATCGAACTCTTCGACGCCAACGGGACGGTCGCGCCAGGCTCCGCTGGCGAGCAAGATCGCACTGACACTCCACTCCTTGTAGATCTCCTCGAAGGAGAGATCCTTTCCGAGTTTGGTGCTCGGAACGAAATGCACGAGTGCGTGATCGAGCCGTTCATTGATCTTCTCTTCCTCCTTCTTGCGCTGCTCCACGTGCCAACGCGGAAGACCGTCTTCGATCTTCCCGTACGGCAGAGGATTCTGCTCGATCAAAATGACTCGAATCCCTTTTTCCCGGAGCTTAAGCGTGGCTTCACTTCCAGCTACGGCTCCACCTATGACCACCGCGATATGTTCTTGGCTCATGCGCGGCATTATAGGACTTGCCGCGGGGCTTGGCCATGGTAAGAATACCGAGGGCGGAGGGGAGAGTGTGGCGCGTCGAATTCTTCCATGATCTGTCTCAGGATTTTTCGGTTTTTGAGTGCGAAAGGAGGCCTTTATGCCGTCGTTCGATATTGTTTCGCAGCTGAACCTGGCCGAAGTGGATAATGCGGTTCAGCAGACCGCCAAGGAAATCCTTCAACGGTACGATTTCAAGGGGACCGATTCGATCGTCCAGCGAACCGAAAAAGAGATCACACTCGAATCCGCCGACGAATTCAAGGTGAAAGCCGCGCTCGACGTTTTACAGGGAAAGATCGTCAAGCGGGGAGTTTCGCTCAAGTGCCTCAAGGCCGGGAACATCGAACCGGCGGCGAAAGGGCGGGCGCGGGTCAGGATCGAGTTGATGGAAGGCATCGACGGCGATCGCGCGCGCGAGATCGTGAAAAAGATCAAGGACACGA
Protein-coding regions in this window:
- a CDS encoding ATP-grasp domain-containing protein, which translates into the protein MKRSYREVFVFAGVIALLSASAAAQDHPTRPSGVPSVVVPLVGEIVGPDITPLIRPDRELTDRILRIERRVQESRASAKRPAYYLNYSPESDRLIKQLLHRRELGAIRDIYIVTNGPEEVVRFARLAFAKRNPIRWLSTNQLGNLKNLAKAILIGNPESFLEMRDSLWRLSSQGTRFAHVDPSSGGFFVSALSKSLPSSHSYMNFDRTISGLQKATKEYVDLGSYAMFAVDARTLTNEIGALKKTDLREIRRLVLAGWNEEEIMDRYWADPRFEKLRPSTKAKFQGLISGVIRSVDHFEPKPPAPTSFRPLLSMRREDMKYLEWRVPFDSPAAANWRRQIERPDEEGGTYGRIKPLREGTRKFRRTFFDGDKERKFEMVVQPDPMNPGRYTVYTDSEKNLSIEAMIEKSYWVEFLRLLAETGRWDLLNSANHSSPEEFAKFVNAANSFIDLEREDLVEKFWRMGRTEEIFVGDRLPTQIRERLLSKGEHWKPIYPFLTGAPPSKSDRLSSVTAEGPERIEYHSPFDLLMEQRRQFLNEQLGKHPSESSGIVARIFSPRPRLHSAPPPRKALFMSESKETLREGETFLVTASAVVDLFYNQGSPAIYDRNAIPIVRLLSDLPKSLTRDGLFGIQLGTDVEVFDYDGYRDRESDIKKVEQVGDRLQRFLDDRPSKSFFKFFDRLPWFPLDLADAGWRNYGAYRIDGEYYLLPHIHTSLSGYTPEVQKELQKALSVPFSPENARSVREEMATYGNQGALLHLMEESLASEHRWNGIIPDERDDLGTKLAFLPEKLAAQMLQRASLEAVDSAVAKKALRSAAGIFSGLIKSNAAFFNDDIRGRVRYFVESIGHRTGQKIAPSADAVELGRRYPKLTPTKIEIVEASPGETRGSDARQSPVPRLPPTGNGKVIVHPSSRLNGSTNPPSRGPRARIGTAGENAGSLTLGSLALEIFDETETELKPDPAKQKGGTLPVAGKGFDPPKRERSSQADPVEFIFILGQGNIANVGFFEALEYAAEKQNVRIVIADRKPLRCSSSQIEYLHVDEPWNPKQVLTALAGYIQRTGNKLRAVDTIVEDYVFSRAEVMETYGKEYSLRGLDRETTWNTRYKPTMLALWKKDGLLPPDFEFDSFHSIEETEPYIRELLDKGKSCVIKPTLASSSLGVRLLDPEMGDAQVRQILAEVRDAVDRDTGFHFPVDVPVPGNIPGQKPHRWLVVEYVPSKKEVMIDALTFQIGNKVRTRSAEPIGKAPMERDFTEHLFLATTSLPDSQTEKNMTEIHRRALAALGISTPGPFPKWSSTHTELRITEDGKIFPIEVASRPGGGVLPEVHRLTTGHDVYRAGLTAALGQNPVHHYSAKRGAKKKSAAVRMIYAPKRGTLNSVDWKDVGGAQFYPRMETPGKIENPLSNVVGYLVSLDKSPQVALEKVESETAKLKLHVETAPGTEEPLLPAPAPVRFLPLEEWREAPVKVPARRAAVVLGRHGMGAFISRDGFFITTPEAFTGYFREHKKAAIELLPFHFVNESAARQRTSRWFPIACVSGCSPESRTGFVLLKVDLPERLRRVHFLPIDVQPYPLDTAIEVLAPAEKWVNDLKPNLYESLEIIPTTGGYMLSDLLATNGRHISTGIVRLYTPIRPVGAAIIRNDKLVGLVSGMNENILVGTSAFAWEIESGVASFVRRHQDAQESAADLKLAWSEIQRTHPFSFEAIDPEYGVARRFAARTGKELAGYLLSSISREIDAGAPPSPVWLEQTIRKALEKEGSGTHLIDPTFTRRAARIIEAIAASDGFQEHDERLKRIRKFLSKKSVDRAEAVKSSAPATAIDILAELKTQGTEKGKESAAHSLPPLDVKSGETVVADPEEKLPNPGNADRDRPPDVRNSFLPSFTGETRTEIRSGVPTYSIGLCVGCEGSTYGSLALQSVRVVDEERGTPNRALRSLPSQTGHKPALRQPLSSSDYSAQNDSPYLLIVSLDSPPPSSRGNPTAYTLPASENGDIKPYVVHRRGLGAFYTAALLKKEHPNDVELLILRDGDPPAERGALIDSVCRELGIERDLIGGLFPVEELRRKIRPARSGLVIASHDRVQSAKSLGLPMMELYKADSISFEEVGFLRQLARSGHPAWQKLAGKLNHFNTELESKLRKKYHWAKAFASSEDLKKVPGWWNQTIDGKSDSLTLAEWLEAKYHTHTLFEWVLTLRSHVPSVSETDIIKLAHEAMGIETAERRTAKPTFGLSISDLIKEQFWKHPIPRIADETGVSPLRVLNIIEKMRPELRPANSMRPADVFRRTRRTKKIFPSDMNIIENDFEILPIPELARKLSLDESQVISILKLRKALMRTVPILGSRPLNRGGKSGGALKELRVQAPPAAEAAGRPEGEMLRDPNKMRRRGQKKPTINEELLARAIEKVPPSLRRNPLLAARWVLKIYRMEGAQLSDVVERIVQRRGTPPNGATSLGANSAPAPAQPAIVDAPHETDKVKASQPPKDPAPRASISRTTRKSSRPPTEGTGALDPDVVGYAEVRLNPPVPVADSAGGVKRQGPDDKKNPKGVSVTDLAEWKKSHLVHPKVVNAGVASPERNPIPVGPKAPELRSPIIPPHRSPMASSPLVSGAIHYGIPKITADLLWKGTDIVLDGRLKELGRFQTWSELSQKMPEYLPGVGQEYLELHLAGTAADASLLGAHSALRSLFPSLEPLGSLGIHGNIYGRTAGMFLVLSAIGAAHGGQPFKDLKTVSHSAGQIMAFQESLTFLAKFSKLSPAVRQMALSGRLPLLTLAEEVGAVSLSHPAFLAVGVGVFVLLEGSHRFIEYYFLTKPTKEALLTEAAEAVERFQEVLFTNETLSSASPGKDVEVASSAERLLAALTAHFLYDEQKLDAIRTQEYQRLDESHPTREQRIVQGAAIERRYRDRLRAFWAEEARRKKPLPEILPLSLIQPVDEVNAPLCRSGQCIETFKEQLARLHPTSDQVPELLAKITAPLLLAAQQHWERRGYPIQTAVNVVGNSDK
- a CDS encoding class II fumarate hydratase produces the protein MATNRLEKDSMGEIKVPEDAYYGAQTQRAVENFPISSLRFSRRFIESMGEIKRSAAEVNGERGYVDAKIAKAIATAAGEVAEGKWDSQFVLDIFQTGSGTSTNMNANEVVANRAAEILGFERGSKKVHPNDHVNRGQSSNDVIPSAMHISLLRALTIDLIPSLEKLGKALDVKAKGWDKIVKVGRTHLQDATPVRLGQVFSGYATQVHQSVERLQRILEPLGELALGGTAVGTGINCPEGFAKEVISRIAKHFKLSLREAKNHFAAQGSKDAFVEASGAMRTTAVALMKLANDIRWLGSGPRCGIGEIRLPETQPGSSIMPGKVNPVIAESLIMVCAHVVGNDAAVVIGGQWGNFELNVMMPVMAHNALESAELLAKASDNFRARCVEGLEADEERCKEMIEKSLAMCTSLAPKIGYDPAAAIAKEAHKTGKTVREVAKAKKVLSDAELDRVLDPYRMTEPG
- a CDS encoding FAD-dependent oxidoreductase is translated as MSQEHIAVVIGGAVAGSEATLKLREKGIRVILIEQNPLPYGKIEDGLPRWHVEQRKKEEEKINERLDHALVHFVPSTKLGKDLSFEEIYKEWSVSAILLASGAWRDRPVGVEEFDRYVGKGLLYQNPVVYWFNHYHEPSYNGPRYEIPDNTIVVGGGLASMDVLKICQFEITQRALLKRGIKMDMLTLEKEGIPRALEKHGLKWADLGLKGTTLYYRRRVQDMPLADTPPKPTPEQLEKADALRTKIFNNYQSKNLFNMQERHLPKAPIIDNGSLVGIRFTRTEIVDRKVRELPNTEVEVRFNLAISSIGSIPESIPGIPQKGETYEVEDLETGKVKNLPNVYALGNAVTGKGNIRVSMMHGRKVAEQVATMLAAQTPKTTNAEKLMARVKALQSRAGYDGNFKSWVEKQLAMR
- a CDS encoding YajQ family cyclic di-GMP-binding protein, with the protein product MPSFDIVSQLNLAEVDNAVQQTAKEILQRYDFKGTDSIVQRTEKEITLESADEFKVKAALDVLQGKIVKRGVSLKCLKAGNIEPAAKGRARVRIELMEGIDGDRAREIVKKIKDTKMKVQAAIQEQQVRVSGKKRDDLQEVIALMRTIDFPLPLQFINFRE